The genomic DNA TAGACATGAGTTTTCGAGGAGGTTTAGGGTTACCTTTTGCtcaaaattttgtaataagTTTTTCATTTACCTATTTAGAGAATGCATATATACTCTTTTTagccaaaaaataaataaaaaataatatattaaaaaaagtttaagcCCTTACTTTTAATTAAACCAGCCACTTAATTAATTGATAGAGAATTCTTATctatattcaaaataatgaattaCTTAATAAATGAATGACAATTATATTAGAATAGAAGAGGAGTAGGATGTACGGATACCGCCGGCCTGCTTTTCCCCTTCAATACGGCCTATCTATATATTGTAATCAATGTGCACTATTTAATGTATTTGTCCTATTTCTAATGTTTTTATTTGGATATTACTTCCATATATAGTTACAATTtacaaattttcaatttaattatgtatatatctTCTAATTTAGAAATGTCACAAAATGCCTCAATTTGCCAAGTAATTAACCCAATTAATCATGTTATATAATTAGCATGCACTTagagtatatatatagaatatattttatcaaatctcCCTGAAATTCATAGATTCGGTTGAATGAAAACTCTTAATTAACTAAGCGagatgtatattttttaatttaaacgttaccattttatatttttaagtttacttataaaaaattgagAGAAAAAACGATTAATTAAGAAGAACAACTTAGGGAGGAACCCAAATTAATCTGTTTACTTTACTACATGTCattgtttttcttcttgttgttACAATTATTTATCACGCAATATTTACTATAGCCgttaagtttgaaaatattttaataatattggtCCATATATGATAGGCTAAAGTTCAAATTAGGCTTTACATAAAGTGTCCTTTCTCAATTATGTCTTCAATAATTAATGTGTatgaatttgattattaattcgAGCAACTAATTGAATGGTGGAGATCAATCTCAAaagttgtttaaataattttatattagaatttagaatatttattgtGTGGTTagcttttaaaattttagaaataacttagaaaattagaaattattgtaaatagtaattttttatttcgcTTAATTAGtgttataaatacattttagtcttaaaaaattggttttattttcttctaacaaaagtaataaaatttacaaCCAATTGCAaaaaagaggagtgatagagagaggaaatttggtgagggaatgacttgtcaccactttcattggttggaaaatgtaaaagttggaggaaagaaaaaaaaagagagaaattatttgattttttcagcgaataagattatgacaaatcattccctcaccaaattctctcacctaatcatttatCTGCAAAAAAATACTGATGTCGCAAATTTTATGATGATAATAATATCTCCTACGGGTTAATTAATTACCTTATAATCAACTTAGAACTGTTCCTAACACCATCACAACTTGTAGGAATCAAAGAGCTCTTTAAAGATGATAGTTTAGATTGATTTGTAAATTGAGATGATTCTCATAttcccaaataatttaatatatacatagtAGTACTGTTATTCAAACAGTTTATTGGGttggaatttaaaaaaaaaaaaaaaaactataatccaacaatattttaacatttctCTAATCAATCACATTACTTAACTTCTGAAAAGTCATAACACATTCATCACCATTGAAATGAATGATATTCTTAAAAAGCTCAATCTTCCCCAAAAGAGAAGTTTCttgtttctttatttaatatctCTATCTGCTTCTTAGAATTGTATcccaaaaaaatcataaatcaaactagtcaaatttaaaaaatagttaactAAAATGATAGAATTTCTTAATCATAAACAAAAGACATGAGCATAATTATGAACTAAATATGACATGTCAAAATCTATTTCCCtacttcattttttaaatacacttatACATTATCATTCTCATACTAATCACATATCTCTAAATTACTCATATTTtctttgaataataaataatttaattttataaatataatatatatatataattaaaattaaacaacttaattaaataattaaaaaacataaaaattaacttaaataatataaattaaataaaatacattatataaatattaaaaaataaattatgtaaataaaagaattttccaacttttctcttttattaattaacacgactttacctaataaaaattacataatttataaaataataataaataaaaatatctcttaaatattatatatttcctaatatttatctaaattttatatttaactaacttaatatattaatttaaaatttaaaatttaatatattatgtgttatttcaaatatttaatcttctcgagtatattacattattaataataataataactaaaataaatttcaatatgtgataataataaacaattatatgaaagtaacaaataaattgatgtttatttaatttgacttaatttttttctcatttactTTTCAAGCCACTTTTAAAAacttttctttatttgttttcttatggAGCTCctcatcaaaataattttaaataatttgtagaaaataatctctaattattttattttaaaattgattaatattgttttatataatgGACTTAGTCTTGAAAATGTCATAGACAAGTCTAGgagttcaatatttatttaaaccaaTTCAAATTGAAATACGGTTTTCAATTTAAGTTTCGAGTTagagtttcaactcgaaaaccaaatcgAAAAtcgtttttctttttattatttattttaattatataatttattatgaaatatatttaaaaaatcaaattaaaattgaaaatcaaattataactcAAATTTTGTTCGATTTACGAattaactaacaaaaaaaaaaaaaaacccaaatgaGGATatcaaataactaaaaaattggACCGATGAACATCTAACCAAGTGTGAGTGATTTTGACATCATCACTGTTCTTTTAAACtcctaaaatatatttatcaaatttacaATTGACttgcattttaattttttaacttctATTTATTCAATCTTTTGACCTTACAAGTCTATCAAATCAAAGGCAATATTAttttagaggagtgatagagagagaatttggtgaggaaatgaCATGGCATCACTTCATTgattggaaaatgtaaaagtgggaagaaagagagaaaaaagagaaattatttgattttttcagcgaataagattatgcaaagtcattccctcaccaaattccctcaccaaattccctcacttaatcatttctcattattttaaattgatttcgatattcaaattttattttattttagattttttttatctaaaattttatcttatgaaatacataacttttttttattaatattcattattatgaagcatatataattaatataaattaattaattgttaatcagataatatatatatggatgaacataaacataattaaattcattaaaaatatgtattcaaattatattaaaaaaatataaattactaaccaaaaaaaacaatttgagtTGTGGTTGTTTGGTGGTTTGCTTgaaatatttatagtttatttcgCGGACTAAGTTGGGAGATTGTGATGTTCATACCTGAATTAGGGCTTTAGAAAAGgttaaaattcttttttttttcttagcgGCCCCTCCAATAACTTTTTTAGCATCGGAGGGtgcttcattttattttcaccACAAATTTGAGTTTATGTGTATTTTATTTGGTTCCGACGTTTTGTATAGTTAAATCAAATTTTTCGTcccaaatttttataattcgaatcatattatcaatttttttagattGTTGTTGCTAATATTCGTCAATTATCTTGATGAAAAAGTTTTTAGAATGAACCTTTAATTTGGAGGACCTCCTCTCACATATATCTTCCACTGACTTCTTCTTCACGATGCTTACTAATCCACTAAAAAGacaaatttctaatttttttgatataaatttattcaattaatcaTAATCCACTAAAaagacaaatttcaaaattttttatataaatttattcaattaatcgtactatttaatatctaaattctcaatgtttttattttttatattatttacaaattaatattttaaatataacttgtAATTTGAATTAGTGAGAATAAATATTGTTCAggagatttgaaaattttagaagTTGGTGTggtgtatatatatagatgggtttgttaattttacaaataaagtatattataaaatatagtaattatgaagtttaactaaataatttgtttatatgtaaCTTATAAAACCGCTAAAAGTAGCCGTTAGTCCAGGTAGAAGAGCATATATACGCTCCTCAACTTTTGAAAGCATGTGTATGCCACCACcgtcaactatatatataataaatataaaaccaaCCTACCCACTCTCCATTatcataatcatcatcatcttcttcaccGGCCACCACTGATGAGTGAACTCCATTTTCCGACATGGAGATTTACAGAACAGCTTTCTCTTTCATCCAAATTCTAATACTACTCTTTGCACTTCCATTCAAATCAATACCAATATCTGAAGCTGCAGCAGCAGCCGCCGCCTGCCACAAACTAGACAAACAGGCTTTACTTACTTTCAAAACCACAATCACCAATGACCCTTCCGGCCTCCTCCGTTCATGGACCCCTACCTCCGATTGCTGCCGCACCTGGGCGGGAGTCGCCTGCAACCCTGATGGCCGCGTTATCAACGTCTCCCGCCCTGGCTTGGCCTCCGATGATGACGGCTTTCTCTACGACACCTTCATGTCAGGAACTCTCTCCCCTTCTCTATCCAACCTCACTTTTCTCCAACTTCTAGATCTCAGCAACCTCAAATCCCTCACCGGTCATATCCCTCCTGAGTTTGGGAACCTCTCCAATCTCAACTTTCTATTTTTAGAAACTAATAATCTCACAGGACAGATTCCCACTTCACTCCGATCACTTCGCAGGTTACAGAAGCTATACTTGAGTGATAACCACTTATCTGGTACTATCCCTTCAACTCTTTTTCAATCACTCTCTTCCCTTTCTGAATTAGGCCTTTCTGGGAATAAACTGTTTGGCATCGTTCCTTCTTCCATTGGTGAACTCGTCTCATTACGGAAACTCGACCTCCATGAAAATAACTTCACCGGAGCTATACCCACTTCTATAGGTAACCTCAAGAAACTCATGTTTCTAGACTTATCagaaaatcaattttccaaGAAAATACCCCACACAATTGGAGAGTTATCCAAACTGGTGCTGCTCTACCTCAACAGTAACAGCCTCACCGGGAAAATCCCTTCGTCCATTTCTGGTCTCGTCTCTCTCCAGTTTTTCCGGTTATCGGAAAACAAGCTGACCGGTGTTCTTCCCGATTCAATCGGTCAGCTCCCGAAAATCCAGAGGCTGGTGTTTGAAAATAATCGATTCCGCGGGAAATTACCTTCCACCATCGGACAATTAATAACTCTTACCGATATTTTCTTCTCCAATAACAGATTTTCGGGGAAGATCCCGACGAGTTTCGGCAACTTGAGGAATCTTCAGACGCTAGATCTGTCGAGAAACAGACTTTCAGGTCCGATTCCTCCTCAACTTGCGAAACTACAGAGCTTGCAGACACTTGATGTTTCTTTCAATCCTCTAAAGGTGAAAGAGATGCCAAAGTGGCTTTCCAGATTGAATCTCTTTCGCCTGCTAATGGCAAGAACGGGAATCGAAGGCCATTTGCCAAGTTGGTTGTCTTCTTCGTCAATATCGACTCTAGATTTATCAAGTAACGGGTTGAAAGGGGAATTGCCCATTTGGATGGGAAACATGTCTAACCTTTCCTTCCTAAATCTTTCCAACAACGGATTCACCTCTTCAATCCCTCGAGAATTCAACAACTTATCCCTGCTGATGGATCTCGATCTTCATTCCAACAACTTATCGGGCTCTCTGGAGACGGTCTTCAACAAGAGTTTGCGAGACCCACTCGGCCGCTTCAACTCCATCGACCTCTCGTGCAATTTCTTCTCCAGTCCAATTGGAGAAAATATTGGGAATGAACCTGCCATGGCCTCAATTTCTTCGTTGATTCTCTCCCACAATCCCCTGTGGGGATCCATACCGAGTTCACTGGGGAAACTGATTGGACTGCGAGTGCTGAAACTCGAGGCTGACGGGCTTTCTGGGCGGATTCCGCCACAGCTGGGCGATGCACAAGAGCTGACCGATGTGTTGCTGTCAAGGAATGATCTATCCGGTTCCATACCGGAAAAGATATTGAATCTGGAAGGGCTGAAGGTTTTTGATGTGTCCTGGAATAGATTGAGTGGGAGAATTCCTCCACATAAGGCCATTGTTCCAGTTTCTGGATTTTTGGGTAATCCTGGCCTGTGTGGAGTACCACTCCCTCCATGTACGTAATAATATCTAGCTAACtctaatatgtattattaaatcattttatcaaatattaagcTCTAAATTATCAAAGAATGGCAGTTACCATAACATATATATGATGATAACAGGAGAATGAGATAGACCATTTAGcataaattatttacataaattaaaattccaaacagaaagagagagagagacaagGGAGAAACCTGGGACAAGAGCAAGCAGCAAAAAACATGGagggatgatgatgataattgTAACGACCCAAAGATCGTCACGAGACTCGAcatttagtataaaaatatttggaaGGAACCTGTAGGTTTGGTACATATTACTTGTAAAAGAAATGAAACTTTCTTGTTCTTGTTATATCTCTTGACTCTTATCTTCTAATTTTCTCAAGAAGAAAAGTAAAAACATTCAAACTTCCCATAAGTTATATTTCTAATTGCCTTACAATTTTCTACCATAACATAACAAGATTTACTATTTCTTACAAAATCTAATCCCAAAATATATTACTTCCATCTAGTTGTCAATTACTATGACAACTACCAAAATCATTTACTTGACGTATTCTACAGGTCTATAAGCCTTGCCAAGCACAAAATCACCTCACGATCACTTATCTTCAACTGCACTTTAAACATCAGAATGCGATTTAGCATCCTCACCTACATCAAAAGTTGAACTATTAGCCTAATGCTAAGTAAGCGAAGTAAAATACATCTATTTACTTGCGCATAATGAATCATGATAACATCTTGTTATTACTTTACTTTTTACTTAACATAGGTTAAGGGTTTTAGCAAATACATGCAATACATAACATAACATGCATCCGACTAGCGGAAGAAACATAACATGCATCCACTAAGTTTCTTAGTGGAAGAAACATAACATGCATCCACTAAGTGGAAGAAAACTAACATGCATCAACTAAATCTGACCCACACTTAAGGGTTTTACGCATACTAATATATATCTTGTCGTTCTTCACATTACATAGTCACAACATAAAAATCATCTAACGTTAAAACTACTTGCCACTTACCTCGACCAAATCAACCTTAGTACTCTTAAATGTAGAGCCCTAAAGACCAAATGTATATACATCCACTTACCTGAAATTCCCTTAGCGATGTTGGGTGATTCCTCCCGTTGTAACTCACTTTGTAGACTTTAACTTTGAAGAAGATAGAAAGAAATTcaattgaaatgaagatggagAGGGCTGTTGGTTCAAGAATAAGAAAAGTAGATGAGAAGATAATCCTcacaaaagagagagaaatgggtGAAAGACCTGCACCCATCTTTCTTTGCATGATTGCCAAGTGGCACATAAATATTTCCACCCCCTCATTTCTACTTAATATTAGTATTCAACCCCCCTTTTATCCTAACTTTAACTTTTACTCCAAAATCTTAATTCTTCATtcacaatttaataatattaaatcttgaTTATTACAATAATGATCCCGATGCTTCAGTTGTTGTCACTTGATCTAATATAAACTCAAAAGACAAGACAGAGtgacttatatatattatgctcTAATATACTAAATACCTTTTTCCTTTGTACTTTCTGTTTCTTCACAAAACATTACATGAACAATACCGTGGAAACATAATCTTACAATAAAAAGCTTCTTCCCAAAAAAGAATTTTTTGATTCTACGCCAGCCAGCAGCTAACAAAACCAATGTCAGGTAATATACGAGGTTAAAAAGctaaccaaccaaccaaccctCAACGATGTAGGTGTTCACAATATGCCCCCTTCTTGCATCGCCCACTCTCATAAAGTTTACATACTCTCTGCCCTGGCCCTTTCTGAGGATGAGCCGGAGTTCTGAAGTAATCACTACTACTGCTTCCTCCCCCAACCGTTGAATGTCTGCTCCACAACTCCCTATGATCATTCAATCTCTCTTCTCCAGTACTGTATCTGCCACTGGAATCCGAATACCCACCTGATCCAACGGAGGACCTATGCATGTTTCCATTCTCATGGGTTGCTGCTGCTCCTTCCCATCCTAGACTAGTTGACCATGGTCTCCTCATCCCGTCTCTGTCAACAACCATGTCATGGCTTGTTGTGGAGGAAGTTGTTGATGACGATGATTCGGGGATGCGGTTATTTGAGGCAGAAGAATCTCTTTGCCAGTTATGGGAGGACGACTGACCCTGGGACCTCCTCTTTTCAGAATGAAGTGTTCCAATTGATTCATTTATCATAATGGGTTGTACATCACTGTTTTTGGTGGTGTCAAGTGTGCGGTTCAACGTCCCAGTAGGGTGAAAACAGTCGTTTACAGTATCTTCAAACAAGTAATCAACATAATTCATGGCTGAAGTAGGGGAAGGCAACCCCCCGCCCCCCTGGAACTCCATTGCGTCAACCTCCGCCAGCAGGTCCGACACTGATTCTTCTTCTGCCAAAGTGCTAAGCTCGATAGGCTCGCTCACCATAGCTAGCCAGCCTGACGCCGGATGAGTTTGGGAGATTGTAATATTGTTAGCTCCGTAACTGTGTGTCGGTTCTGGCGGCTTCATTTGAGGGACAGATATGAGACCCAGACCCAATTCTTCAACCGACGCCTTTGAAGCAGCAGTAGCAGCAGGGGAGTGTCCCATCCATTCATTGGACCGTGGTGGTACTGACCCACCAAGAAACAAACCGGAAGAACTACTCCAACTAGGAACAGAATCATCCCTATTAATGAAATTTGACGACAGAGATAAAGATTGCTTCTTGTCCGAGGCTTGGAATTTCTTTTCCTGGTCACTCTGTTTTTCTTTACAGCATGCTATACCTTGTGTTTTCGGAATGGATTTCTTGTCAATATAATCAAGGTTTAACGTGGGGTTTGGTGCATTTTGGAGTTGAGACCCTTGAATATGAACAGTAAATGACTCCGATGATTGCCGGTCTTTGGTGCTTGCATCTGAATAGATATCATTTCCAGACTTTATCTCTGATTGTGCCAGATTTGACTTGGCTTCAAAGCTGAAAGAAGTGTTAAGGTCCAACTTATGAGGAGGAACCACAAAAGGCGGAGACCTCCAGCTGGAATAACTTGAGTAGCCTTGATCATTAGATTGATTTCCCTGGTTTGTTTCACGAGCCATCTGGTTTCCATCATTGCTGCATTCCTGTGGTAGAGAAGTCTCCGTTTGCTTAGAACAGAGGTCATTAACTTTAACTGATTCAAGGCAAGGAGAGCCAGTCTTGTTTATATCGATGCAATTAAAAGCAGGTGTCAATCCTGACCCAGCACCCTGCACTAATTTATCCTGGCAACTGACACTTTGTTTATCATCTAGACTAGCTAAAGGCAAGTTGCTATTTGATCCACCATTCCAATAACTGGGCGCATTCTCTTTGACAACTTGAACTTTTTGAACTGGGAGATTGAGATTGTGTTGAAGTGATGTTTGTTTGTTGTTGGGCTGCTGGCCTTTCAGTACGTCAATAAGAAGTAAGGAGTTCCCTTCCATATCATGCATACTCCATATTCTAAGATCAGATGGGAAGTATCCAGATATGCTCCATTTACGCAGCATTAAAAGGCAGAATGGCCCCTGAATATTCCCATCTGGGTCTCTGTAATGCCAAGAATTCTCGTTTTCATTATTATGCAAGGACGATGCAGTTCCAGTCGAAACAGAAGTAACTGAAGCTTCTGGAGCAATCCCAGAAAAAGGCATAGAAGTAACTGCTGCGGACAATGCAGTTCCAGTAGAAAGAGAAGTAACTGAAGTTTTTGGAGCAGTGCCAGAAAAAGGCATAGAAGTAACCACAGTGGACGATCCAATTCCAGTAGAAAGAGAAGTAACTGAAGCTTTTGGAGCAATACCAGAAAAAGGCATAGACGTAACAACGGCAGATGATGCAGTTACTTCTATTTGAGGCTTTGGTTGAAACAGAGAAGTAGCTAAACTATTTGAATCACCAACCACAGTTTCAACTCTTTTGTCCCCATTTGAGGCTTTGGTTGAATCAGATGTGGTAAGCTTGTTTTCCTTTATGTCAATGTTATTAGGCACACCCTTCAATTTCTTGCTGCGAGTCTCGTATGACATGTTGTTTCCCTTTGATGAAATTGCTTCcctttcatttctttttaatcCAGAAACTTTAGTTTTCCCATACACAGCTGCATATCATCAGAGGAAAATGAAAATTAGTACACAAGTAactaaaaagttttaaatagaACTAAGAAATTATAGTTGAAGAGTAATCCCAACTTGTGTGTGTATGAGAGGTGAGAGAGATATGGAGAAAGTGAATGTGAGGTTGTGAGAATCAAATTGGAAAAGTGTCAAAAGGAGAAAAATAAGAGATAAGAAGGCCAGCACATGCATCTTTGGATCTATGACAACTCTAATGTAGAGTATAAAATAACCTTGATTTTTGTCATCAAATAATCCAATGGCTTCAACTGATCGATTTTTCGCTTTCATAGTTGGGTCAACATGTACTTCGGGAACATCTGACAGCCTTCGCTGCCTTTCTTCAGGTGTCttcatgatctctattttctccACAAATTCTCTAAGCGTGAGAGGATTAAGGCAAACTCATAATCTCAAGTCCTCTAAATTATTATAGCCTGTTTTCAGGTTGCTATTGAAGGGGTCAATTCCAGAGAATAAAACCAATCCATCAAAGCAACAAAAAATTAATGCCCAATAATGTAACCATGTATCTAAAGAAAGTAAAAGGACTTATTGAGGAAAATCAAGAAGTATTGCAATAAAAAAGGATATTCTTTTTCTTGCCCTTTCTCATTTGCTTCGTCCCGCAGCTGATTGAGCCGTAGTACTTCTCTTTCCAGCCACTATTAGATGGgaagtattaaaaataatatatatgagtaaATATACTGTCACGCCCATTTTGTACTAAGAATGAAAAGAACCATTATAAATAACAAGCATGCAAACTAGCAGTAGTAACAAGGCCAACAGTAAAAAACTAGTACCATTGCCTACATTTAAACTAATAGCACAGAGAAAAACTTACATCATTCACTATAATTTCCCGGAGTGACTTTGATTTCTCCAGTATTTGGCCCTACAACCACCCATTTATCATTTAACAGAAGATAAGTTCTGTAAAATCCAGAAGACACAAAAATTGACTTTTAAACTTACTACAGTCAAGTGTTTGACAAGCCCGCATTTTATGCTTTCGCGTAAACGTCTGCATTCATTCTGCATAACAAAGATTAAAAGTGATCCCCATGGCATATGCATATCACAAAGTTGAAATGGAAGTAAAAGTTCAAGAAACAGCACTAGCTTTGAATTCATTAATAGCAAAAAGTCATTAGAACAAGGAACTAG from Impatiens glandulifera chromosome 9, dImpGla2.1, whole genome shotgun sequence includes the following:
- the LOC124914034 gene encoding LRR receptor-like serine/threonine-protein kinase FLS2, whose protein sequence is MEIYRTAFSFIQILILLFALPFKSIPISEAAAAAAACHKLDKQALLTFKTTITNDPSGLLRSWTPTSDCCRTWAGVACNPDGRVINVSRPGLASDDDGFLYDTFMSGTLSPSLSNLTFLQLLDLSNLKSLTGHIPPEFGNLSNLNFLFLETNNLTGQIPTSLRSLRRLQKLYLSDNHLSGTIPSTLFQSLSSLSELGLSGNKLFGIVPSSIGELVSLRKLDLHENNFTGAIPTSIGNLKKLMFLDLSENQFSKKIPHTIGELSKLVLLYLNSNSLTGKIPSSISGLVSLQFFRLSENKLTGVLPDSIGQLPKIQRLVFENNRFRGKLPSTIGQLITLTDIFFSNNRFSGKIPTSFGNLRNLQTLDLSRNRLSGPIPPQLAKLQSLQTLDVSFNPLKVKEMPKWLSRLNLFRLLMARTGIEGHLPSWLSSSSISTLDLSSNGLKGELPIWMGNMSNLSFLNLSNNGFTSSIPREFNNLSLLMDLDLHSNNLSGSLETVFNKSLRDPLGRFNSIDLSCNFFSSPIGENIGNEPAMASISSLILSHNPLWGSIPSSLGKLIGLRVLKLEADGLSGRIPPQLGDAQELTDVLLSRNDLSGSIPEKILNLEGLKVFDVSWNRLSGRIPPHKAIVPVSGFLGNPGLCGVPLPPCT
- the LOC124914033 gene encoding zinc finger CCCH domain-containing protein 44-like gives rise to the protein MEARESSSSGAFMPSLEVVDSLKHPSTEGREQTQKVENAPLNGVLVEAATALEDDKVSRDAEERSSPAPVSVEVKTFENSTGKRKRGRPPKGLPKLPPPVKKKKDEEDVCFICYDGGSLVLCDRRGCPKAYHPACVQRDDAFFQLNARWDCGWHLCSTCQKSAHYMCYTCTYSLCKACTWGADYVYVRENKGFCSMCMRTIMLIENKDRREKETVVVDFDDKSSWEYLFKMYWFYLKEKLSLTLDELMKAKSRCKADGDTVYKGKYMDDVSCKNGLKHPILGIPPESKEMEIFNGSKLSNRHTTLLSDNVSPTKNKLSSDEGAPVAASAKWASKELLAFVAYVKNGDMSKLSIQEAQALLLDYVKGNNLQDPSQKSQIICDARLVKLFGKPRVGHIEMLKLLQFHYPIKDESPEDVSKRNIYPAVASQADGKAHNCNVLVMAKEKKSRTLEMAPDERSLAYLNEYAAIDVHNINLIYLRRCSLENLIDKSGKLHDNILDSFVRISVSGDDHEPDICRLVQVVGTCKVGTPYKIGENTVDVALEILNLDKKEVISISAISNQEFSENECRRLRESIKCGLVKHLTVGQILEKSKSLREIIVNDWLEREVLRLNQLRDEANEKGQEKELREFVEKIEIMKTPEERQRRLSDVPEVHVDPTMKAKNRSVEAIGLFDDKNQAVYGKTKVSGLKRNEREAISSKGNNMSYETRSKKLKGVPNNIDIKENKLTTSDSTKASNGDKRVETVVGDSNSLATSLFQPKPQIEVTASSAVVTSMPFSGIAPKASVTSLSTGIGSSTVVTSMPFSGTAPKTSVTSLSTGTALSAAVTSMPFSGIAPEASVTSVSTGTASSLHNNENENSWHYRDPDGNIQGPFCLLMLRKWSISGYFPSDLRIWSMHDMEGNSLLLIDVLKGQQPNNKQTSLQHNLNLPVQKVQVVKENAPSYWNGGSNSNLPLASLDDKQSVSCQDKLVQGAGSGLTPAFNCIDINKTGSPCLESVKVNDLCSKQTETSLPQECSNDGNQMARETNQGNQSNDQGYSSYSSWRSPPFVVPPHKLDLNTSFSFEAKSNLAQSEIKSGNDIYSDASTKDRQSSESFTVHIQGSQLQNAPNPTLNLDYIDKKSIPKTQGIACCKEKQSDQEKKFQASDKKQSLSLSSNFINRDDSVPSWSSSSGLFLGGSVPPRSNEWMGHSPAATAASKASVEELGLGLISVPQMKPPEPTHSYGANNITISQTHPASGWLAMVSEPIELSTLAEEESVSDLLAEVDAMEFQGGGGLPSPTSAMNYVDYLFEDTVNDCFHPTGTLNRTLDTTKNSDVQPIMINESIGTLHSEKRRSQGQSSSHNWQRDSSASNNRIPESSSSTTSSTTSHDMVVDRDGMRRPWSTSLGWEGAAATHENGNMHRSSVGSGGYSDSSGRYSTGEERLNDHRELWSRHSTVGGGSSSSDYFRTPAHPQKGPGQRVCKLYESGRCKKGAYCEHLHR